One window from the genome of Pirellulales bacterium encodes:
- the ubiE gene encoding bifunctional demethylmenaquinone methyltransferase/2-methoxy-6-polyprenyl-1,4-benzoquinol methylase UbiE has product MFGEIAGRYDFLNHLLSMGIDHYWRWRTVRRVPPRAAGPILDLCTGTGDLALAYLRASRGTARVVGADFCHEMLVIGEAKARRAGANGQLGFLEADAQRLPLPDDHFEIVCVAFGLRNITDTDRGLREMVRVCQPGGHVAVLEFSQPRWQPFRAIYGWYFRNVLPRIGQALARNRLDAYNYLPESVDEFPSGEALAERMRAAGLHDVRHYPLTLGVATLYVGAK; this is encoded by the coding sequence ATGTTTGGCGAGATCGCCGGTCGCTACGATTTTCTCAACCACCTGCTGTCGATGGGGATCGACCATTACTGGCGGTGGAGGACCGTGCGTCGCGTGCCACCGCGTGCGGCAGGGCCGATCCTCGATCTCTGTACCGGAACCGGTGACCTGGCGCTCGCCTATTTGCGGGCCAGCCGGGGGACCGCCCGTGTAGTGGGGGCTGATTTCTGCCACGAGATGCTTGTCATTGGCGAGGCCAAGGCCCGCCGTGCTGGCGCCAATGGCCAACTCGGCTTCCTCGAGGCCGACGCTCAGCGGCTTCCGCTGCCGGACGATCACTTCGAGATCGTTTGTGTCGCGTTCGGCCTCCGCAATATCACCGACACCGACCGCGGCTTGCGCGAGATGGTACGCGTGTGCCAGCCGGGCGGGCATGTCGCGGTGCTCGAATTCTCGCAGCCGCGCTGGCAGCCGTTCCGCGCGATCTATGGCTGGTACTTTCGCAACGTGCTGCCGCGCATCGGCCAGGCACTCGCGCGCAATCGGCTAGACGCCTACAATTATCTGCCCGAAAGTGTCGATGAGTTCCCCTCGGGCGAGGCCTTGGCCGAGCGGATGCGCGCCGCAGGTTTGCACGACGTGCGGCACTATCCGCTGACCTTGGGCGTGGCCACCCTGTACGTGGGTGCGAAATGA
- a CDS encoding 2-phosphosulfolactate phosphatase, whose product MPTIHVHFLPRLTTPEALSGATVVVIDVLRATTTITTALAAGAAQVIPCGELDDARRIREEFAAIRPSVAALLGGERGGLPIEGFDLGNSPAEYTPARVEGRTIAFTTTNGTQAMLHCRQASQVLLGAFVNLQAVVARVRNAENLHIVCAGTQGEITREDVLAAGAIVHRLMLPDDPHAAGAWSRVELNDQARLARDAWQAALPPAELLRSNAPPQWLAKTLAETKGGRNLTRVGLAQDIADCAALDRYPIVPELDISRWQIRACESS is encoded by the coding sequence ATGCCTACGATTCATGTCCATTTTTTACCGCGGTTGACCACGCCCGAGGCGCTGAGCGGCGCCACTGTAGTGGTGATCGACGTGCTGCGGGCCACGACCACGATCACCACGGCCCTGGCCGCGGGGGCCGCGCAGGTTATTCCGTGCGGCGAATTGGACGACGCCCGGCGGATACGCGAGGAGTTTGCCGCAATACGGCCGTCGGTTGCGGCCCTGCTCGGCGGCGAGCGCGGCGGCCTGCCGATCGAGGGCTTTGACCTGGGAAACTCGCCCGCAGAGTACACGCCAGCCCGAGTCGAGGGACGCACGATCGCGTTCACCACCACCAATGGCACCCAAGCGATGCTGCATTGCCGGCAAGCGTCGCAAGTACTGCTGGGTGCGTTCGTGAATCTGCAAGCGGTGGTAGCACGGGTGCGCAACGCAGAGAATCTTCACATTGTCTGCGCTGGCACCCAGGGAGAGATTACGCGTGAAGACGTGCTGGCGGCCGGCGCCATCGTGCATCGGCTGATGCTGCCCGACGACCCGCACGCCGCCGGAGCCTGGTCGCGTGTCGAGTTGAACGATCAGGCCCGCCTGGCGCGTGATGCCTGGCAGGCCGCGCTGCCGCCGGCCGAGTTGCTGCGATCAAATGCCCCGCCCCAGTGGCTCGCCAAAACCTTGGCTGAGACCAAAGGAGGGCGCAATCTGACACGCGTGGGTCTGGCGCAAGACATCGCCGATTGCGCGGCGCTCGATCGCTATCCGATCGTGCCCGAGCTGGATATTTCCCGTTGGCAGATACGGGCCTGCGAGTCGTCTTAA
- a CDS encoding flavin prenyltransferase UbiX: protein MKRNIVVAITGASGVVYAIRLLDVLVAAGCDVQLSISPAGQAVLRQELGIEIDLAEFRLDSLLPTRKELAALARFEKLRELIGVDAWHIGAPSGSAMAASSSAAAHSGVPGRVRYHHYQNFFAEMASGSALSDGMVVCPCSGGTLSAIAHGASGNLIHRAADVHLKERRKLILVPRETPLSLVQLDNMRRAVEAGAVVLPAMPGFYQGVNSIRDLIDFVVARICDQLGVPQTLMKRWGDN, encoded by the coding sequence ATGAAACGCAACATTGTCGTCGCCATCACCGGCGCGAGTGGAGTGGTCTACGCCATTCGCTTGCTCGATGTGCTAGTGGCTGCCGGCTGCGATGTGCAGTTGTCGATCAGCCCGGCCGGCCAGGCGGTGCTGCGCCAGGAACTGGGGATCGAAATCGATCTGGCCGAGTTCCGTCTAGACAGCCTGTTGCCGACGCGCAAGGAGCTGGCGGCTCTCGCACGGTTCGAGAAACTTCGCGAACTCATCGGCGTCGACGCCTGGCATATCGGCGCGCCGTCTGGCAGCGCCATGGCCGCAAGCTCCTCGGCGGCTGCGCACAGTGGCGTGCCCGGCCGCGTGCGCTATCACCACTATCAGAACTTTTTTGCAGAGATGGCCAGCGGTTCGGCCTTGAGCGACGGCATGGTCGTTTGCCCCTGCTCGGGCGGAACGCTCAGCGCGATCGCCCACGGGGCATCGGGCAACTTGATCCACCGTGCGGCCGACGTGCATCTAAAGGAGCGCCGCAAGTTGATCCTCGTGCCGCGAGAAACCCCCCTCTCGCTAGTGCAATTAGACAACATGCGCCGTGCCGTCGAAGCCGGCGCCGTGGTGCTACCGGCTATGCCCGGTTTTTATCAAGGCGTGAATTCGATCCGCGATTTGATCGATTTCGTGGTGGCCCGTATTTGCGATCAGTTGGGCGTGCCGCAAACATTGATGAAACGCTGGGGCGACAATTAA
- a CDS encoding DUF5131 family protein, translating into MDIHFISRGICPRRISIDRVCAWVYTFVYIAAALILPKRAQSMAQNSAIEWTEATWNPVTGCTKISPGCKFCYAERMAHRLQAMGQPRYRNAFELTLQPDAIEAPLHWKKPRVIFVNSMSDLFHKDVPLAYIQRCFAVMRQASQHTFQILTKRPERVAECAASLEWPDNVWMGTS; encoded by the coding sequence GTGGACATTCATTTTATCTCACGCGGCATTTGCCCGCGTCGCATCTCGATTGACAGGGTGTGCGCATGGGTGTATACGTTTGTATACATTGCTGCTGCGCTAATTCTCCCAAAAAGGGCACAATCCATGGCGCAGAACTCTGCCATTGAGTGGACCGAAGCGACGTGGAATCCGGTTACCGGATGCACAAAGATCAGCCCGGGTTGCAAATTCTGCTACGCGGAGCGCATGGCGCATCGTCTACAGGCCATGGGCCAACCTCGCTATCGCAATGCCTTTGAGCTGACCTTGCAGCCTGACGCGATTGAAGCGCCGCTGCATTGGAAGAAGCCAAGGGTCATCTTTGTGAACTCCATGAGCGACCTATTTCATAAAGACGTTCCGCTCGCCTATATCCAACGATGCTTTGCCGTTATGCGTCAGGCGTCACAACATACGTTCCAAATCCTGACCAAGCGGCCGGAGCGTGTTGCCGAGTGTGCCGCGAGCCTGGAGTGGCCCGACAACGTCTGGATGGGAACGAGTG
- a CDS encoding UbiA-like polyprenyltransferase → MQRLRMILEMIRFSHTIFALPFALLSAVMAWTLSAHAEPPVLWRWQELGGIVLCMVFARSAAMAFNRLADRKFDAENPRTSGRHLPAGLLSVASVTLFAVACTVAFVTSTLLFLPNRLPLILSLPVLAFLLGYSYTKRFTALAHFWLGAALMLAPVAAWIAVRGEVAWPPVVLGGAVLLWVAGFDIIYACQDVEYDQSRGLRSVPARLGVAGALRLAAVCHLGTVALLFLLPVVYPLLSGIYLTGIAAVTLLLVYEHWLVRPDDLTRVNVAFFNVNAIVSVGLFVVGALDLYMK, encoded by the coding sequence ATGCAACGCCTGCGCATGATTCTCGAGATGATCCGTTTCAGCCATACCATCTTTGCGCTGCCGTTTGCGCTGCTGTCGGCCGTCATGGCGTGGACGCTTTCGGCGCACGCAGAGCCGCCCGTTCTGTGGCGCTGGCAGGAGTTGGGGGGCATTGTCTTGTGCATGGTGTTTGCCCGCAGCGCGGCAATGGCGTTCAATCGGCTGGCCGATCGAAAGTTCGACGCCGAGAATCCGCGTACCAGCGGGCGGCACTTGCCTGCAGGGCTGTTGAGCGTAGCCAGCGTTACGCTATTTGCAGTTGCTTGCACGGTGGCCTTCGTTACCTCCACGCTGCTTTTCTTGCCAAATCGGTTGCCGCTGATTCTCTCGCTGCCGGTGCTGGCATTTCTGCTGGGCTACAGCTATACGAAACGATTCACGGCGCTTGCCCATTTTTGGCTCGGGGCGGCGCTCATGCTCGCTCCGGTGGCGGCCTGGATTGCTGTCCGTGGTGAAGTAGCGTGGCCTCCTGTGGTGCTCGGCGGAGCGGTGCTGCTGTGGGTCGCCGGCTTCGACATCATTTACGCCTGCCAGGACGTCGAGTACGACCAAAGCCGTGGTCTGCGCAGCGTGCCCGCCCGGCTGGGTGTGGCCGGGGCATTGCGGCTGGCGGCGGTCTGCCACTTGGGCACGGTGGCGCTGTTGTTCTTATTGCCCGTGGTATACCCGTTGCTGAGCGGAATTTATCTGACAGGCATCGCGGCGGTGACGCTGCTTTTGGTTTACGAACATTGGCTGGTCCGCCCCGACGATCTGACGCGCGTCAACGTCGCCTTCTTCAACGTCAACGCCATCGTCAGCGTTGGCCTGTTCGTCGTGGGGGCCCTGGATTTGTACATGAAATAG
- the mqnE gene encoding aminofutalosine synthase MqnE, producing the protein MIKTTQPSLESIRAKVEAGERLSFDDGMFLDNPAVPLNEVGALANLVRERKNAHYVYYNINTHLNPTNVCVYRCTFCAFRSDLRDPKGYLMSDEQILERGREALDSGCTEMHIVGGLHHQRKYDWYRNIISILHEAYPALHLKAWTAVEINWFQHLTGWSMRDILVDLKQAGLGSMPGGGAEIFHPEVRDQICEHKADAQNWLDIHRTAHELGLRTNCTMLYGHIENSFHRVDHLIRLRELQDQTSGFQTFIPLAFHPDNTGLSHIRKPSSVMDLRTMALARLMLDNIDHIKAYWIMLGVGTAQTALAYGADDLDGTVRHELIYHDAGAETPEVLTVDEIRRLIVEAGREPVERDTLYHRIERDGTRWKSAEAIATAR; encoded by the coding sequence ATGATTAAGACCACTCAACCGTCGCTGGAATCGATTCGTGCCAAGGTCGAAGCGGGCGAACGCCTGTCGTTTGACGACGGCATGTTTCTCGATAATCCGGCCGTGCCGTTGAATGAAGTCGGCGCTCTGGCAAATCTCGTGCGCGAACGCAAAAACGCGCATTACGTCTACTACAACATCAACACCCACCTGAATCCCACCAACGTTTGCGTCTACCGCTGCACGTTCTGCGCATTTCGTTCTGATCTGCGCGACCCGAAAGGGTATCTGATGAGCGACGAGCAGATCCTGGAGCGCGGCCGCGAGGCGCTCGACTCAGGCTGCACCGAGATGCACATCGTCGGTGGTCTACACCACCAGCGCAAATACGACTGGTACCGCAACATCATCTCGATCCTGCACGAAGCGTATCCGGCCCTGCATCTGAAGGCCTGGACCGCGGTCGAGATCAACTGGTTCCAACACCTTACCGGTTGGTCGATGCGCGATATTCTGGTCGATCTGAAGCAGGCCGGGCTGGGAAGCATGCCCGGCGGCGGAGCCGAGATCTTTCATCCCGAGGTGCGCGACCAAATCTGCGAGCACAAGGCCGACGCACAGAATTGGCTCGACATCCATCGCACGGCGCACGAGTTGGGGCTGCGCACTAACTGCACCATGCTGTACGGCCACATCGAGAACTCGTTCCATCGCGTCGATCATCTGATCCGCCTCCGCGAGTTGCAGGATCAGACCAGCGGATTCCAGACCTTCATCCCGCTGGCCTTCCATCCAGACAACACCGGACTCAGCCATATTCGCAAGCCGTCAAGCGTGATGGATCTGCGCACGATGGCGCTCGCGCGATTGATGCTCGATAACATCGATCACATCAAAGCCTATTGGATCATGCTCGGCGTCGGCACGGCGCAAACGGCGCTCGCGTATGGGGCTGACGACCTCGACGGTACCGTCCGCCACGAGCTGATCTATCACGACGCCGGGGCTGAAACGCCCGAAGTTCTCACCGTCGACGAGATCCGCCGTTTGATCGTCGAAGCAGGCCGCGAACCGGTCGAGCGCGACACGCTGTACCACCGCATCGAGCGCGACGGCACCCGCTGGAAATCCGCCGAGGCGATCGCCACGGCGCGGTAG